From Hyla sarda isolate aHylSar1 chromosome 5, aHylSar1.hap1, whole genome shotgun sequence, a single genomic window includes:
- the LOC130274563 gene encoding uncharacterized protein LOC130274563, with translation MRIVAEPGVDYRWPQGSGESWDCTLILYIHTYFNYIMSDDQLSPPNGGLTHSSQDHILAPSELLQQMVSTSVQSALASAMSSVNDSISKSVSMALSRQHREGPASSDTPLVASHIQSQASSLLRPGKSDRKRRYCSDLDTYLTNTPTIGGGSKLTKTSVPPEDTNVSAQNPTDGDDVPGGTSRSSRRNKPDSFVEDSDGTSDSGDDDLYELEDEDLEGNASRSPPHGSADTSAPGAILDSMVIPFFSPENIKHPRSGEWTPMSQVADYVSAWLRKSLDGRNRNKLRAECPRPSLPNNVATTPELDPILVRYLVKTGKNPKKGIDKSFKTVQDKLLDVLGPMTKILQLAEHAVASGEVIDADILRGWALRAVCLLGNANTAASTERRRSILMRLDPQLTHLATDEPGPPADGLLFGEAFLKNINKYVGLFSGLDKAQSSLKKVGANKVFPRAGRGRGRPSGRATNYRPYNRGHYMPDRQYYTPVPQPPQPSTPFFPPRGRPWRARGASRGYPRSRGTGY, from the exons atgAGGATCGTGGCGGAGCCTGGAGTCGATTACCGGTGGCCCCAGGGGAGCGGagaaag CTGGGACTGCACACTTATATTGTACATCCATACATATTTTAACTACATCATGTCTGATGATCAGCTATCTCCACCTAATGGTGGGCTGACTCATTCATCTCAGGACCATATCCTAGCCCCTTCTGAATTATTGCAACAGATGGTGTCTACATCGGTCCAATCCGCCCTGGCCTCCGCCATGTCATCCGTCAATGACAGCATATCAAAATCTGTTTCCATGGCGTTGTCACGGCAACACCGGGAAGGGCCGGCCTCTTCAGATACCCCCTTGGTCGCCTCCCACATACAATCCCAGGCTTCCAGCCTACTAAGACCTGGCAAGTCGGACCGGAAGAGACGCTATTGCTCCGACTTAGATACCTACCTTACCAATACACCTACTATTGGAGGTGGTTCTAAACTAACTAAGACCTCAGTGCCTCCTGAGGATACCAATGTGAGTGCTCAGAACCCCACAGATGGGGATGACGTGCCCGGTGGAACCTCTCGGTCCTCCAGGCGTAATAAACCCGACTCTTTTGTTGAAGATTCAGATGGCACCTCAGACTCTGGGGATGATGATTTATATGAGTTGGAGGACGAGGATCTGGAAGGGAACGCGAGTCGTTCTCCTCCACATGGCTCCGCTGACACAAGCGCCCCCGGGGCGATCTTGGATTCCATGGTAATTCCATTCTTCAGCCCGGAGAATATCAAACACCCCCGTTCGGGGGAGTGGACACCCATGTCACAGGTGGCTGATTATGTTTCGGCTTGGCTGCGCAAATCTTTAGATGGTCGCAACCGCAATAAACTGAGGGCGGAGTGTCCACGACCGTCACTGCCCAATAATGTCGCCACGACGCCAGAGTTGGACCCCATTCTGGTGCGCTATCTGGTTAAGACCGGTAAAAACCCTAAAAAGGGTATTGACAAATCTTTCAAAACTGTTCAGGACAAATTGTTGGATGTCCTTGGGCCTATGACTAAGATTTTACAATTGGCCGAACATGCTGTCGCTTCAGGTGAAGTAATTGATGCAGACATTTTACGGGGCTGGGCATTACGAGCAGTTTGCTTGCTCGGCAATGCAAACACTGCGGCGTCTACGGAACGCCGGAGATCCATCCTTATGCGGCTGGATCCCCAACTTACTCACCTGGCTACCGACGAACCTGGTCCGCCAGCGGACGGTTTACTATTCGGGGAGGCCTttcttaaaaatataaataagtatGTTGGCCTTTTCTCGGGCCTTGACAAAGCCCAATCCTCTTTAAAAAAGGTGGGCGCTAACAAGGTTTTCCCCAGGGCTGGAAGGGGTAGGGGTCGCCCTTCCGGCCGTGCCACCAACTATAGACCCTATAACAGGGGCCACTACATGCCTGACAGACAATATTACACACCAGTTCCCCAGCCACCACAGCCCTCGACTCCATTCTTTCCGCCTAGAGGACGTCCGTGGAGAGCGAGGGGTGCCAGCCGCGGATACCCAAGATCCAGGGGCACAG GATATTGA